A DNA window from Staphylococcus warneri contains the following coding sequences:
- a CDS encoding aminotransferase class I/II-fold pyridoxal phosphate-dependent enzyme, producing the protein MNPLAQNLNEQLKQSNPEIFSMLSDLGQNMFYPKGILSQSAEAKSTKYNATIGMATNDKGKMYANALNQMFNELSPDEIFPYAPPQGVEELRDLWQEKMLKDNPDLTKEVMTRPIVTNALTHGLSLVADLFINSGDTILLPEHNWGNYKLVFNTRHNANIDTYPIFDKNGHYTTEALVKSLESYNKDKVVMILNYPNNPTGYTPNNEEVQTIVKAIESLAAKGTQVVAVIDDAYYGLFYEDVYTQSLFTALTNIHSKNVLPVRLDGATKEFFAWGFRVGFITFGVEDTPTKDVLEAKTKGLIRSNISSGPLPSQSAVKHVLKNNDQFNKEIEQNITTLRERYEVTKSVVYADQYQSHWQAYDFNSGYFMAIKVKDVNPETLRQHLIEEYSIGVIALNETDIRIAFSCVEKDDIPHVFDSIAKAIDDLR; encoded by the coding sequence ATGAACCCATTAGCCCAAAATTTAAATGAACAACTAAAACAATCAAATCCTGAAATCTTTTCAATGCTTTCAGATTTAGGGCAAAATATGTTTTATCCAAAAGGTATACTTTCTCAATCTGCTGAAGCAAAGAGCACTAAGTATAATGCAACAATAGGTATGGCAACCAATGATAAAGGTAAAATGTATGCCAATGCTCTAAATCAAATGTTTAATGAACTATCACCAGATGAAATTTTTCCATATGCGCCACCTCAAGGTGTTGAAGAATTGCGTGATTTATGGCAGGAAAAAATGTTAAAAGATAATCCTGATTTAACCAAAGAAGTCATGACAAGACCAATTGTTACTAATGCACTCACTCATGGACTTTCACTTGTCGCTGACCTATTCATTAATTCAGGAGATACTATTTTATTACCTGAGCATAACTGGGGGAACTATAAATTAGTATTTAACACACGACACAATGCAAATATTGATACTTATCCAATATTTGATAAAAATGGTCATTATACTACAGAAGCTTTAGTTAAATCTTTAGAATCTTATAATAAAGATAAAGTCGTAATGATTCTAAATTATCCAAATAATCCTACTGGGTATACACCTAATAATGAGGAAGTACAAACAATTGTCAAAGCTATCGAATCATTAGCAGCAAAAGGAACACAAGTTGTGGCAGTTATTGACGATGCATACTATGGATTATTTTATGAAGATGTCTACACTCAATCTCTATTCACTGCTTTAACAAATATTCACTCTAAAAATGTACTTCCAGTGAGATTAGATGGTGCAACTAAAGAATTCTTTGCGTGGGGATTCCGTGTAGGATTTATCACATTCGGTGTTGAGGACACACCTACTAAAGATGTTTTAGAAGCAAAAACTAAAGGACTAATACGTAGTAATATTTCAAGTGGTCCACTACCATCTCAAAGTGCTGTTAAACATGTCCTAAAAAATAATGATCAATTTAATAAGGAAATTGAACAAAATATAACTACATTACGAGAACGATATGAAGTAACAAAATCAGTCGTATATGCCGACCAATATCAATCTCATTGGCAAGCCTATGATTTTAATTCTGGTTACTTTATGGCAATTAAAGTTAAAGACGTAAATCCTGAAACATTACGTCAACATTTAATTGAAGAATATTCAATCGGTGTCATCGCATTAAATGAAACAGATATAAGAATCGCATTTAGTTGTGTAGAAAAAGATGATATTCCACATGTTTTTGATTCAATTGCTAAAGCAATTGATGATTTAAGATAA
- a CDS encoding Trp-rich small protein: MTWWQDGIITLLTGGLLVIFRIWLEINWKDK, from the coding sequence ATGACGTGGTGGCAAGATGGAATTATAACTTTATTAACAGGTGGCCTACTTGTTATCTTTCGAATTTGGTTGGAAATCAATTGGAAAGATAAATAG
- a CDS encoding SE1626 family protein, which yields MKHMTKIFVVLAIILFIIGYYLQATGNESSGIKLLLAAIMFMICAFISRNNDRRKNNHKK from the coding sequence ATGAAGCACATGACTAAAATATTTGTAGTGTTAGCAATCATATTATTCATTATAGGTTATTATTTGCAAGCTACAGGTAATGAATCGTCTGGAATAAAATTATTACTTGCTGCTATTATGTTTATGATATGCGCTTTTATAAGTAGAAATAATGATCGTCGAAAAAATAATCATAAAAAGTAA
- the pmtR gene encoding PSM export ABC transporter transcriptional regulator PmtR, whose protein sequence is MKIILKNTSEYPIYEQIKQQIKENILKGYVSAGEHLPSMRELAKDLQVSLITTKRAYEDLEKDGFVTTIRGKGTFVKEQDNSILKEKQFYVIENLAKSMTKEAKTIGMSLEELQEILSLIYEEEE, encoded by the coding sequence ATGAAAATTATTTTGAAAAACACCAGTGAATATCCCATTTATGAACAAATCAAACAACAAATTAAAGAAAACATTTTGAAAGGATACGTTTCTGCTGGAGAGCATTTACCATCTATGCGTGAACTTGCAAAGGACTTACAAGTTAGTTTAATTACGACCAAACGTGCATATGAAGATTTGGAAAAAGATGGTTTTGTTACTACGATTAGAGGTAAGGGAACATTTGTTAAAGAACAGGATAATTCAATTCTAAAAGAAAAGCAGTTCTATGTGATTGAAAATTTAGCTAAATCGATGACGAAAGAAGCAAAGACAATTGGGATGTCATTAGAAGAACTGCAAGAAATTCTTTCTTTAATTTATGAGGAGGAAGAATAA
- the pmtA gene encoding phenol-soluble modulin export ABC transporter ATP-binding protein PmtA, whose protein sequence is MNAIELNHVNYSRQKFKLKDVSFYVPQGFVTGFIGGNGAGKTTVIRLIMDLLQYDGGTISILGDSMLTNPIKIKNKIGFAYSETYFNEKWTIKKLENIISPFYKDWDRHLFKNYLSKFDLPYNQKINQFSTGMKMKLSLAIAFSHHAELFILDEPTSGLDPIVRNEVLEIIQQELIDEDKTVFISTHIISDLEKIADYLVYIRDGEIILNDSIESLMSKFQIIKGNHNDLDEELEELLIYRETRKTGYTALTQHAQTFKEIFGNEIEVQKPSIEELMIYLEKYKNKLSETLTLESEDKK, encoded by the coding sequence ATGAATGCTATTGAATTGAACCATGTTAATTATTCTAGACAGAAATTTAAATTAAAGGACGTATCATTCTATGTACCTCAAGGATTTGTAACAGGGTTTATTGGTGGAAATGGTGCAGGGAAAACGACAGTCATACGATTAATTATGGATTTATTACAATATGATGGGGGAACCATTTCAATATTAGGTGACAGTATGTTAACGAATCCTATTAAGATAAAAAATAAAATAGGATTTGCTTATTCAGAAACTTACTTCAATGAAAAATGGACTATAAAAAAGTTAGAAAATATCATTTCTCCTTTTTATAAAGATTGGGATAGGCATTTGTTTAAAAATTATTTAAGTAAATTTGATTTACCATATAATCAGAAAATCAATCAATTTTCTACAGGTATGAAAATGAAACTGTCACTAGCTATTGCATTTAGTCATCATGCTGAGTTATTTATTTTAGATGAGCCTACTTCGGGTTTGGACCCAATTGTAAGAAATGAAGTATTAGAAATTATTCAACAAGAACTAATTGATGAAGATAAGACAGTTTTCATTTCTACACATATTATTTCAGATTTGGAAAAGATTGCTGATTATTTAGTATATATCAGAGACGGTGAAATTATATTAAATGATTCAATTGAATCGTTAATGAGTAAATTTCAAATTATTAAAGGTAATCATAATGATTTAGATGAAGAATTGGAAGAATTATTAATATACAGAGAAACTAGGAAAACTGGATATACAGCTTTAACACAACATGCACAAACATTTAAAGAAATATTCGGAAACGAAATTGAAGTACAAAAACCTAGTATCGAAGAATTAATGATTTATTTAGAGAAATATAAGAATAAATTATCTGAGACCCTTACTTTAGAAAGTGAGGATAAGAAATGA
- the pmtB gene encoding phenol-soluble modulin export ABC transporter permease subunit PmtB translates to MKQLLIRNIKLRYWTLILYIALIGFYPIYSFLMKPNPLMNSVMAIPLGLILMIISILDAGHLFRFHRRLGGNRANLFFGSLPVSKKDMLNANYLTCIFFTLFGAIVITLYGYESDSIRANAIYFSTTYAYIVANFLSIPIAFRKSTEYKTEGVSYIAYIILIMFVLPFLLSVTLILINYIFLNHSQIPQFYSYFLNYGFVLLSIIVLIINYVLQLNKIKKHTL, encoded by the coding sequence ATGAAGCAATTGTTAATTAGAAATATAAAATTAAGATATTGGACGCTCATTTTGTATATAGCATTGATTGGATTTTATCCAATATATAGTTTCTTAATGAAACCTAATCCGCTCATGAATTCTGTTATGGCAATACCACTTGGATTAATTTTAATGATTATTTCTATTCTCGATGCAGGTCATTTGTTTAGATTTCATCGACGATTAGGTGGGAACCGTGCAAACTTATTTTTCGGAAGTTTACCAGTATCCAAGAAGGATATGTTAAATGCCAATTATTTAACATGTATCTTCTTTACTTTATTTGGTGCAATTGTGATTACTTTATATGGTTATGAATCAGATTCTATTCGAGCCAATGCCATATATTTCTCAACTACATATGCCTATATTGTAGCGAACTTCTTATCGATACCAATAGCTTTTAGAAAAAGTACTGAGTATAAAACTGAAGGAGTATCATATATTGCTTATATCATTTTGATTATGTTCGTATTACCATTTCTATTATCCGTCACATTGATTTTAATTAATTATATATTTTTAAATCATAGTCAAATTCCACAATTTTACTCTTATTTTTTAAATTATGGATTTGTACTGTTAAGTATTATAGTTTTAATCATTAATTACGTGTTACAACTAAATAAAATTAAGAAACATACACTTTAA
- the pmtC gene encoding phenol-soluble modulin export ABC transporter ATP-binding protein PmtC translates to MKLEQITKKYGQNTVIDHIDFDFGNSQIVGLIGKNGVGKTTLMKVMNGNIINYEGKVNLPNNENVGYLIEHPKLYDNKTGLYNLKLFAQVLGKGFDKEYADHIIDAFGMRPYIKKKVKKYSMGMKQKLAIAVSLMNKPKYLILDEPTNGMDPDGSIDVLKTIQSLVKQLEMKILISSHKLEDIELICDRAVFLRDGTFVQDVNMKDGGPKDSTIISIDTEDYQKALEMLTEKFHVQQSNKENGEIIIKAQKNYKDVLEALAKLNIYPKYIETRKSSLRDTYFNINQRGDK, encoded by the coding sequence ATGAAGTTAGAACAAATAACAAAAAAATATGGCCAAAATACAGTTATAGATCATATAGACTTTGATTTTGGAAACAGTCAAATCGTAGGATTAATCGGTAAAAATGGTGTAGGTAAAACAACGCTAATGAAAGTAATGAATGGCAATATTATCAATTATGAAGGAAAAGTTAATTTACCAAATAATGAAAATGTTGGATATTTAATCGAGCATCCTAAACTATATGATAATAAAACAGGATTATATAATTTAAAATTATTTGCACAAGTATTAGGTAAAGGATTCGACAAAGAATATGCAGATCATATCATTGACGCATTCGGTATGAGACCGTATATCAAGAAAAAAGTGAAGAAATATTCAATGGGGATGAAACAAAAATTAGCTATAGCAGTTTCATTAATGAATAAACCTAAATACCTTATTTTAGACGAACCTACAAATGGTATGGATCCAGATGGTTCAATTGATGTATTGAAGACAATTCAATCATTGGTTAAACAGTTAGAAATGAAGATATTGATTTCTAGTCATAAATTAGAGGACATTGAACTCATTTGTGATAGGGCTGTATTCTTAAGAGATGGTACATTCGTACAAGATGTCAATATGAAAGATGGTGGACCAAAAGATAGTACGATAATTTCAATCGATACAGAAGACTATCAAAAGGCATTAGAAATGTTGACAGAAAAATTCCATGTTCAACAGTCTAATAAAGAAAATGGAGAAATCATCATTAAAGCGCAAAAAAATTATAAAGATGTGCTAGAAGCGTTAGCGAAACTCAATATTTATCCTAAATATATTGAAACACGTAAAAGTTCATTACGTGATACTTACTTTAATATTAATCAAAGAGGTGATAAATAA
- the pmtD gene encoding phenol-soluble modulin export ABC transporter permease subunit PmtD: MRSLQLVKHDLISIFKSPLTYIAFILVIGLTVFQAVMMANYSPGHKVDYTMVFIMANWLFLFAGLLFIIKTITRDYSQGTIQLYMNKMSSRIGYIVAKTISMILISFLFTLVQYIVIIVIEATTKGKSIDGDNFLTNIWFYLIFFLFFGLFLFLITLAVEKPAVIFTLGIFLLLIVPFIQPLVGLIPNIGDDIHKSFKYIPFTYLTQKMTESDVSFTHWQWFISIASIVVLFIVNVLYAAKRDI, encoded by the coding sequence ATGAGATCTTTACAATTAGTAAAGCATGATTTAATAAGTATTTTTAAAAGTCCGCTCACATACATTGCGTTTATACTTGTTATAGGCTTAACTGTCTTTCAAGCTGTTATGATGGCAAATTATAGTCCTGGTCATAAAGTGGACTATACAATGGTATTTATCATGGCCAATTGGTTATTCTTATTTGCAGGTTTATTATTTATTATCAAAACAATTACACGAGATTACTCACAAGGTACGATTCAGTTATATATGAATAAGATGAGTAGTAGAATTGGTTATATTGTTGCTAAAACGATTTCTATGATTCTAATTTCATTTTTATTTACACTTGTTCAATATATAGTGATTATTGTAATTGAAGCTACAACTAAAGGTAAAAGTATTGATGGAGATAACTTTTTAACTAACATTTGGTTCTATCTTATCTTTTTCCTATTCTTTGGATTATTTTTATTCTTAATTACATTAGCAGTTGAAAAACCAGCTGTTATCTTTACGTTAGGCATTTTCTTATTATTAATCGTGCCATTTATCCAACCGCTAGTAGGTTTAATTCCAAACATCGGTGATGACATTCATAAGTCATTTAAATACATTCCATTCACATATTTAACACAAAAAATGACTGAGTCCGATGTTTCATTTACACATTGGCAATGGTTTATTTCTATAGCATCAATCGTAGTGCTATTTATTGTTAATGTATTATATGCAGCTAAAAGAGATATTTAG
- a CDS encoding thioredoxin family protein, protein MTNLETYFKNSQDIGPYIEQMQDNKDNLVSIYDSFKLPEDDERLQKLKSSNYSKVLVITEDWCGDAMMNLPILKHIAEALELEVKVFHRDDDTHLIDQYLTNGKSRSIPIFVFLNDNFEQETVWGPRAKEVQSFVTNLREDTLPSKDHPDYEDKVKETHLIISNRYKTDSTFWKAVYNSIIDQMIYK, encoded by the coding sequence ATGACCAATTTAGAAACATATTTTAAAAACAGTCAAGACATCGGACCTTATATTGAGCAGATGCAAGACAATAAAGACAATCTCGTTTCAATTTATGATTCCTTTAAGTTACCTGAAGATGATGAAAGATTACAGAAATTAAAATCATCTAACTATTCTAAAGTATTGGTAATTACCGAAGACTGGTGTGGCGATGCCATGATGAATCTTCCAATACTTAAACATATTGCTGAAGCCCTAGAATTAGAAGTCAAAGTGTTCCATAGAGATGATGATACACATCTTATAGACCAATATTTAACAAATGGAAAATCACGTTCAATTCCTATTTTTGTATTTTTAAATGATAATTTTGAACAAGAAACAGTTTGGGGTCCACGTGCTAAAGAAGTTCAATCATTTGTTACTAATTTGCGCGAAGATACTTTACCAAGTAAAGATCATCCGGATTATGAAGATAAAGTTAAAGAAACACATTTAATTATTTCAAATCGATATAAAACAGATTCCACTTTCTGGAAAGCAGTTTACAACTCAATTATTGATCAAATGATTTATAAATAA
- a CDS encoding HAAS signaling domain-containing protein, which translates to MDKITFLNELEVSLDELPRKEKDKKMYDYEHYFYEEELKGKSEAEIVKALKEPNDIAKQVKAHSAIEYAEYKPTFHNTLRAVTASLSLGLLSVFLVLIPVFFICMIFVILFVVSVLLICAPLILVFSSFYKGIHDSVSNILFSIAYTGLGLMLIVITFKVLETIYRLILKYLRWYIKTVKGSVKR; encoded by the coding sequence ATGGATAAAATTACATTTTTGAATGAATTAGAAGTCTCATTAGACGAACTACCTAGAAAAGAAAAAGATAAAAAAATGTATGATTATGAACATTACTTTTATGAAGAGGAACTGAAAGGTAAATCTGAAGCGGAAATAGTTAAAGCGCTAAAAGAGCCTAATGATATAGCTAAACAGGTAAAAGCGCATAGCGCGATTGAATATGCTGAATATAAACCAACATTTCATAATACGTTACGAGCTGTTACGGCTTCATTAAGTTTAGGTTTGCTATCAGTATTTTTAGTTTTAATTCCAGTGTTCTTTATATGTATGATATTCGTAATTTTGTTTGTTGTTTCCGTGCTATTAATTTGTGCACCTTTAATTTTAGTCTTTTCGTCTTTCTATAAAGGGATACATGATTCAGTGAGTAATATTCTTTTTTCAATAGCATACACAGGACTCGGATTAATGTTGATTGTTATAACATTTAAAGTATTAGAAACGATATATAGACTCATTCTAAAATATTTGAGATGGTATATTAAAACAGTTAAAGGAAGCGTTAAAAGATGA
- a CDS encoding DUF4097 family beta strand repeat-containing protein yields the protein MRKIMFSGLIIFLVFFIGATVCWFTFDKQNYEETKINKSYSNSNFKNISINTEYANVKVVNGSKFKVKYNGDNKVNLDKKNKTLKISEVKNVNRGYAINLNPFRKDDNQIVIEVPNIKLNTFSYVSRGGNFNIDNITTNHLKILSTNSHMDLKNLSVNDSDIKANSSQLSIKNSTLKNNHVNLNNGFINVYNSNISDSIFLLGEGDIHFNNMSSRNDIKASTKKGDIHYSYKDKPENTLLKLQPGKGKSLIENKHFHESKVGKSDNILEFYTVDGDIVIK from the coding sequence ATGAGAAAGATAATGTTTTCAGGTCTTATCATTTTTCTTGTTTTCTTTATAGGTGCTACAGTTTGCTGGTTTACCTTTGATAAACAGAATTATGAAGAAACGAAAATTAATAAATCATATTCTAACTCTAATTTTAAAAATATATCAATTAACACGGAATACGCTAATGTCAAAGTGGTTAACGGGTCTAAATTTAAAGTGAAATATAATGGGGATAATAAAGTAAACTTAGATAAAAAGAATAAGACTCTGAAAATTTCAGAAGTAAAAAATGTTAATAGAGGGTATGCTATTAATTTGAATCCGTTTAGAAAAGATGACAATCAGATTGTTATTGAGGTGCCAAATATAAAATTAAATACTTTTTCTTATGTATCTAGAGGTGGTAATTTTAACATTGACAACATTACTACTAATCATTTAAAAATATTGAGTACAAATTCTCATATGGATTTAAAAAATCTAAGTGTTAATGATTCAGATATTAAGGCTAATAGCTCACAATTATCTATAAAAAATTCTACTTTAAAAAATAATCATGTAAACTTAAATAACGGTTTTATTAATGTTTATAACAGCAATATTAGCGATTCTATTTTTTTATTAGGAGAAGGAGATATTCATTTTAATAATATGTCATCAAGAAACGATATCAAGGCATCTACTAAAAAAGGCGATATTCATTATTCTTATAAAGATAAACCAGAAAATACTTTGTTGAAATTACAACCAGGTAAAGGAAAGTCTTTAATTGAGAATAAACATTTTCATGAAAGTAAAGTAGGGAAGAGTGACAATATTCTTGAATTTTATACGGTTGATGGAGATATAGTCATAAAATAA
- a CDS encoding C45 family autoproteolytic acyltransferase/hydolase, producing the protein MQNVQSEIMCYRGSHYDLGIHTAKWLKQTDLLKNREKEWKKRIPRFDIDVNETHSIFQTYAPKIWEELMGMQDVLKLPTRQMILNFAHYRFTDLKESGCTVFNGTNYLVRNYDYHPATYDGRYLLYQPNDGGLAQIGPTSRVTGRMDGMNEAGLVMAYNFMHRKKPANGFVCYMVGRLILELCKNVDEAIQLLKEIPHRSSFSYILMDQSLNHAIVEITPRDINVRYDTICTNHFELLTHENRNYTKESKERLARVINQTHTQLDKHQAFKLFNDPQYDIYSKLFNSWSGTIHTSMYEPQSLTAWMSLGENQIPSSIDFNTWLKGEELTQRTFEGVIDTDLTFATH; encoded by the coding sequence ATGCAAAACGTTCAATCTGAAATTATGTGCTATAGAGGTTCACATTATGATTTAGGTATACACACTGCCAAATGGTTAAAACAAACTGACCTCTTAAAAAACAGAGAAAAAGAATGGAAAAAGCGAATTCCTAGATTTGATATAGATGTTAACGAAACACATTCTATTTTTCAAACGTATGCACCTAAAATTTGGGAAGAACTCATGGGTATGCAAGATGTATTAAAGTTACCAACACGTCAAATGATTTTAAACTTTGCACATTATCGTTTTACTGATTTAAAAGAAAGTGGTTGTACCGTATTTAACGGAACCAATTATTTAGTAAGAAATTATGATTATCATCCTGCTACTTACGATGGCAGATATTTATTATATCAACCTAATGATGGCGGATTAGCACAAATTGGTCCAACATCAAGAGTAACTGGACGAATGGACGGAATGAACGAAGCTGGTTTAGTAATGGCTTATAATTTTATGCATCGTAAAAAGCCAGCAAATGGATTTGTATGTTATATGGTAGGTAGATTAATATTAGAACTCTGTAAAAATGTCGACGAAGCGATTCAACTGTTAAAAGAGATACCACACCGTAGTTCATTTAGTTATATTTTAATGGATCAATCTTTAAATCATGCCATCGTAGAAATTACACCTCGTGATATCAATGTCAGATATGATACTATTTGTACAAATCATTTTGAATTACTAACGCATGAAAATAGAAATTATACTAAAGAATCTAAAGAACGACTAGCACGTGTCATTAACCAAACACATACACAACTTGATAAGCATCAAGCATTCAAATTATTTAATGATCCACAATACGACATATATAGTAAACTTTTCAACAGTTGGTCTGGTACCATTCATACATCGATGTACGAACCACAATCACTTACGGCATGGATGTCTTTAGGTGAGAATCAGATACCTTCAAGTATAGATTTTAATACTTGGCTTAAAGGCGAAGAGCTCACGCAACGTACATTTGAAGGCGTCATTGATACAGATTTAACTTTTGCCACACATTAA
- a CDS encoding YolD-like family protein: protein MIKDLNNNQLDYRNIPRNQLNRNIPKGRGMVKWAPFATLPEQFETIHQYIIDQNKVDRPVLSDDQLSDLNFRLHQSLQLNQPVVVQYYDDGYFKSIELNIERIDAITFEVEGYPSHSSDKFKLSLLDIVRISPT from the coding sequence ATGATTAAGGATTTAAATAATAATCAGTTGGACTATCGAAATATTCCGCGCAACCAATTGAATAGAAATATTCCAAAAGGCCGTGGCATGGTTAAATGGGCACCATTTGCTACCTTACCTGAACAATTTGAAACGATTCATCAATATATCATCGATCAAAATAAGGTTGATCGTCCTGTGCTTTCCGACGATCAATTATCTGATTTGAATTTTCGTTTACATCAGTCCTTGCAGTTAAATCAACCAGTAGTCGTACAGTATTATGATGATGGATACTTTAAATCTATCGAACTTAATATTGAACGTATTGATGCTATAACTTTTGAAGTTGAAGGATATCCATCTCATTCTTCTGATAAATTCAAACTTTCTTTATTAGACATTGTACGTATTTCCCCTACTTAA
- a CDS encoding lactonase family protein produces MTKGYIGSYTKKNGQGIYQFDLDEQNGQIVEVATGYQLEASTYVTRNNHFLYAITKEGDNCGVASFRIAENGELTLINKCLASQKGTGCYVQVSTNGEFLFEAIYGAGLARIYQLNPTTGEIERLIQELAHDYPLGPHERQEHPHVHFLNETPDGQYVVAADLGTDRLVSYTFSENGLKEHAVSEFNAADGTRHIAFHENGKYAYVIHELSNIVSVTKYEDGRFKELERHLTIPEHFDGATKLAAVHLSHDQQFLYVSNRGHDSIAIYKVLENGAKLELVDIVKSGDEFPRDFNITESDDYLVCAHQEGQSKLTVFERDKEKGTLTLKDQSTQAPEGVCVMF; encoded by the coding sequence ATGACTAAAGGTTATATTGGTTCATATACGAAGAAGAATGGACAAGGGATTTATCAATTTGATTTAGACGAACAAAATGGGCAAATAGTTGAAGTGGCGACTGGTTACCAACTAGAAGCATCAACGTATGTAACAAGAAATAATCATTTTCTATATGCTATTACAAAAGAAGGAGACAATTGTGGTGTCGCAAGTTTTAGAATAGCAGAAAATGGCGAATTAACATTAATCAATAAATGTTTGGCTTCTCAAAAGGGAACAGGATGTTATGTTCAAGTATCAACAAATGGTGAGTTTCTATTTGAAGCAATTTATGGTGCAGGATTAGCTCGAATTTATCAATTAAATCCGACTACTGGTGAAATAGAGAGATTGATTCAGGAGCTAGCGCATGACTATCCACTTGGACCTCATGAAAGACAAGAACATCCTCATGTGCATTTTTTAAACGAGACACCAGATGGTCAATATGTAGTAGCAGCTGATTTAGGTACAGATCGACTTGTGTCATACACATTTAGTGAAAATGGTTTGAAAGAACATGCTGTTTCAGAATTTAATGCAGCTGATGGTACGCGTCATATTGCATTTCATGAAAATGGAAAATATGCATATGTCATACATGAATTATCAAATATTGTTAGCGTGACTAAATATGAAGATGGTCGTTTTAAAGAATTAGAACGTCATTTAACAATTCCAGAACATTTTGATGGTGCAACTAAACTTGCAGCAGTACATTTATCGCATGACCAACAGTTCTTATATGTAAGTAATCGTGGTCATGATAGCATTGCAATTTACAAAGTCTTAGAAAATGGGGCTAAACTTGAATTGGTTGATATTGTCAAAAGTGGTGATGAATTCCCACGAGATTTTAATATCACAGAATCAGATGATTACTTAGTTTGTGCACATCAAGAAGGCCAATCTAAATTAACGGTATTTGAAAGAGATAAAGAAAAAGGCACATTGACGTTAAAAGATCAATCAACTCAGGCACCAGAAGGTGTTTGTGTCATGTTCTAA